CCCAGATTTCGCCGCACTCCTGGCAAACGTAGGCGGGGACACCTTCCATCATGTAGAGTTTGCTGTCTTGATAATCTTCGAGGTTGACTTTTTCCAGGTCGAGGGCGCCGCCGCAGGCTTCGCATTCTTCCGGCGCCTCGCCGATCAGCTCTTTATACTTTTCGTAGATTTCGTCTTTTTTCCCGTGGTC
This Candidatus Margulisiibacteriota bacterium DNA region includes the following protein-coding sequences:
- a CDS encoding YgiT-type zinc finger protein encodes the protein MRSDDHGKKDEIYEKYKELIGEAPEECEACGGALDLEKVNLEDYQDSKLYMMEGVPAYVCQECGEIWVPEPIMKEFEKMIETAKSKHALPVVPAVPAVKRKPKITKRGK